A single genomic interval of Oncorhynchus tshawytscha isolate Ot180627B linkage group LG15, Otsh_v2.0, whole genome shotgun sequence harbors:
- the LOC112267814 gene encoding angiopoietin-4, whose amino-acid sequence MWNRIFFCGLVVCLISLTDQTQGQKTTLVVQGTDCTQIKTLSPRATSGVYVIQPAGVRSPFKVYCEMLADGGWTVFQRRTGAEVLFNRKWAVYKQGFGNLRKDHWLGLSKVFALTKGRERSSTMRVDLWDFEGGTAFAEYSDFRLGTEKEAYKLNVGAYRGNAGDAIRGKYAGIDQNGFGFSTTDKDNDGCSPCIFGDIAENTCSFSEGGGGWWYSRCGSASLNGDWHPTGEHIGWASGLHWETWKGPAPYSARASRMMIKSV is encoded by the exons atgtggaataggaTATTTTTTTGTGGACTGGTTGTCTGTCTCATCAGCCTCACTGACCAGACTCAG GGCCAGAAAACAACTTTAGTTGTTCAAG GGACAGATTGCACACAGATCAAAACTCTCTCCCCTCGAGCCACCAGTGGAGTGTATGTCATTCAGCCTGCGGGAGTCAGATCCCCCTTTAAG GTGTATTGTGAGATGCTGGCAGACGGAGGCTGGACAGTCTTTCAAAGGCGCACCGGGGCAGAGGTTCTTTTCAACAGGAAGTGGGCAGTGTACAAACAAGGCTTTGGGAATCTACGGA AGGACCACTGGCTGGGTCTGAGTAAGGTGTTTGCTCTAACAAAGGGCAGGGAGCGGAGCTCGACCATGCGGGTCGACCTATGGGACTTTGAAGGGGGCACTGCCTTCGCTGAGTACAGTGACTTCCGTCTGGGCACGGAGAAGGAGGCCTATAAGCTGAACGTTGGAGCCTACAGGGGCAATGCAG GTGATGCCATCCGTGGGAAATACGCCGGCATTGACCAGAATGGCTTTGGCTTCAGCACAACCGACAAGGACAACGACGGCTGCTCACCCTGCATCTTTGGAGACATCGCCGAGAACACGTGCAGCTTctcggagggaggaggagggtggtggtACAGTCGCTGTGGCTCTGCCAGCCTGAACGGAGACTGGCACCCCACCGGCGAACACATCGGCTGGGCCTCCGGCCTCCACTGGGAGACCTGGAAAGGACCTGCCCCATACTCGGCCCGAGCGAGCCGCATGATGATTAAATCTGTGTGA